Proteins encoded by one window of Nitrospira sp.:
- a CDS encoding c-type cytochrome codes for MNVRHLSLSVLGAVIMAWPTAVIAGDFKTPVAPEEVLKTSNPIPPTSEVVQEAPSIYENKCSKCHGDKGDGKGSATKGLDVKPRNYRDKNVMEKIPDGQLFWIIANGSDPEATEMSGYKKKLSEEQMWALVHYIRKFTMQ; via the coding sequence ATGAATGTTAGACATTTGAGCCTTTCAGTGTTAGGCGCGGTGATCATGGCGTGGCCGACAGCAGTCATCGCCGGAGATTTTAAGACCCCGGTTGCTCCGGAGGAAGTCCTCAAGACGTCGAACCCGATACCGCCGACTTCAGAGGTGGTGCAGGAGGCTCCGAGCATTTATGAAAACAAGTGCAGCAAATGTCATGGGGACAAGGGCGATGGGAAAGGGTCTGCCACGAAAGGATTGGATGTCAAACCGAGAAATTATCGGGACAAAAACGTGATGGAGAAAATCCCGGATGGGCAACTCTTCTGGATCATCGCGAACGGGAGTGATCCGGAGGCGACTGAGATGTCCGGATACAAGAAAAAGCTCTCTGAGGAACAGATGTGGGCGCTGGTCCACTACATTCGAAAATTTACGATGCAGTAG